The genomic region TTCGACGCCATCGTCGCATCAGACAAATATATAGCTGGCATGCCCGCCCCATCAGCGACTACTTAAATGAATCAATGAGTATGGAACGCAAGCATTTAGTGGAACTCATCGCCATGGTGGAAACTCTGCTTTAATTGCGGAAACTGCCTTTTGCAAGGCAGTTTATCTTTTTACAAGGATTATCACAGGAAAAAGAAGAAAACTAAACTATCAGTAAATCCAATACGACAGGAGCTTTGTCATGATCGTCGTCTCTGTGCCTGCAGGAATTCACATGGTCCCGCTCATTCATTGCCTGACCCGCTTGGGGATATCTCAGACGCAAAAGCGAAAAATGAAGAGATCCGGCACAATTTACATCAACAATGCGATTGCCTCACTAATGACACCGGTATCAGCCGGCGATCACATTACCGTTGATTTTGCCGCCAATAAGCCGGCTATTGTACCACGCCCCGGGCCATTGTCCATTGTATACGAAGATGACTCCCTTCTAATTGCGGACAAACCGGCCGGAATGCTGGTCCATCCCACCGTAAAACTGGAAACAGGCACCCTGGCCAACGCCGTTTTATTCTATTATCAGCAGCAGAATCTTCTCTATGATTTTCACCCGGTAACCAGGCTGGATAAGAATACATCCGGGTTGGTGTTAATTGCCAAACAGGCTAACATACACCGCCTGCTCAATAATCCTGAGAAAATCACCAAAGAATACCTGGCCATCGCCGGCGGCTCTGTCATATCCGAGAGCGGCATCATCGAC from Acetonema longum DSM 6540 harbors:
- a CDS encoding RluA family pseudouridine synthase — its product is MIVVSVPAGIHMVPLIHCLTRLGISQTQKRKMKRSGTIYINNAIASLMTPVSAGDHITVDFAANKPAIVPRPGPLSIVYEDDSLLIADKPAGMLVHPTVKLETGTLANAVLFYYQQQNLLYDFHPVTRLDKNTSGLVLIAKQANIHRLLNNPEKITKEYLAIAGGSVISESGIIDAPIQRHPDSIIQRIIHPDGQSAVTHFRVLQRFATATLVSLKLITGRTHQIRVHMAYIGHPLLGDDLYGGSEEKIDRQALHAAKLELLHPISGKAIQVSSSMPPDMQELLKLV